One region of Myxococcus fulvus genomic DNA includes:
- a CDS encoding efflux transporter outer membrane subunit: MFERRRWGWLRAWAVLVASGGVSGCPTRAPPRGPEVLQQALAHTALATAWTSPGAPEGGIQDGWLASFQDEQLQALVKEALSRNPDLRSAAARVDQASAMLGVARAGLLPTVDLEAKESLGIGQGLEGVLRGIDLSAGWEIDLWGKLRYRRNAARETMAAAEADFEFARQSLAATLAKGWLLVTEAHLLRCIAVERVAMGEELVKLTTTRLQVGVISEHELSLALANLDSYRDTVKQLELTRVQAARAVELLAGRYPAGTLEPRDSLVELPGPVPAGIPASVLERRPDLMAAERRVAAAFNRVQEARAARLPSLRLTGAVGLVDSDVVVLKDTLTNPTGGVAAGLLAPLFHGGALAAQVRARTAEQEAALGAYASAALRATNEVENALSSERILGERREILERAVAAHGRALELLTVDYRVGKVDLRTLLQQTLLADAARISLLRVRSEQLIQRINLHLALGGGFAVPAEPKPAEK, translated from the coding sequence ATGTTCGAGCGTCGGCGGTGGGGATGGCTCCGGGCATGGGCGGTGCTCGTCGCGAGCGGGGGCGTCTCCGGCTGTCCCACGCGCGCGCCGCCGCGAGGACCGGAGGTCCTCCAGCAGGCGCTTGCGCACACCGCGCTCGCCACCGCGTGGACGTCCCCGGGCGCACCGGAGGGCGGCATCCAGGATGGGTGGCTGGCGAGTTTCCAGGACGAACAACTCCAGGCGCTGGTGAAGGAGGCGCTCAGTCGCAACCCGGACCTCCGCTCGGCCGCGGCGCGGGTGGACCAGGCCTCGGCGATGCTGGGCGTGGCTCGGGCGGGGCTGCTCCCCACGGTCGACCTGGAGGCAAAGGAGTCCCTCGGGATTGGCCAGGGACTGGAGGGCGTGCTGCGCGGCATCGACCTCTCCGCCGGATGGGAGATCGACCTGTGGGGCAAGCTCCGCTACCGCCGCAACGCGGCGCGGGAGACGATGGCCGCCGCCGAGGCCGACTTCGAGTTTGCCCGGCAGTCCCTCGCGGCCACCCTGGCCAAGGGCTGGCTGCTGGTCACCGAGGCCCACCTGCTGCGCTGCATCGCCGTCGAGCGCGTCGCGATGGGAGAGGAGCTGGTCAAGCTCACCACCACGCGGCTGCAGGTCGGTGTCATCAGCGAGCACGAGCTGTCGCTGGCGCTGGCGAACCTGGACTCGTATCGCGACACCGTGAAGCAGTTGGAGCTGACGCGCGTGCAGGCGGCGCGCGCGGTGGAGCTGCTCGCCGGGCGCTACCCCGCTGGGACACTGGAGCCGAGGGACTCCCTCGTCGAGCTGCCGGGCCCGGTGCCCGCGGGGATTCCCGCCTCGGTGCTGGAGCGCAGGCCCGACCTGATGGCCGCCGAGCGCCGCGTGGCCGCCGCGTTCAACCGGGTGCAGGAGGCCAGGGCCGCGCGCCTCCCCTCGCTGCGGCTCACGGGCGCCGTGGGGCTCGTCGACAGTGACGTGGTGGTGCTGAAAGACACGCTCACCAATCCCACGGGCGGCGTGGCGGCGGGACTCCTGGCGCCCCTCTTCCACGGCGGCGCGCTGGCGGCGCAGGTGCGTGCACGGACGGCGGAGCAGGAAGCGGCGCTCGGCGCGTATGCGTCCGCGGCCCTGCGCGCCACGAACGAGGTCGAGAACGCGCTGTCGAGCGAGAGAATCCTCGGCGAGCGACGCGAAATCCTGGAGCGGGCCGTCGCGGCGCACGGGCGTGCGTTGGAACTCCTGACTGTCGACTACCGCGTCGGGAAGGTCGACCTGCGCACGCTGCTGCAGCAGACCCTGCTCGCGGACGCGGCGCGCATCTCCCTGCTGCGCGTTCGCAGCGAGCAGCTGATTCAGCGCATCAACCTCCACCTCGCCCTGGGCGGCGGCTTCGCCGTCCCCGCCGAGCCGAAGCCCGCCGAGAAATGA
- a CDS encoding ELWxxDGT repeat protein encodes MDPPATDSDSELGQDLNNAPQCTGPKFVADLAPGTDSATPVDSVEVDGVVYMSVVYSPGLDTYALWKLEERSGVQDLHSGWKATLLLGNLSDYPKRMTVVGSKVFFILDDGIHGSELWKTDGTPGGTRLVEDINPFGSAFSDNPINPVAVGKTLYFAADDGTHGTELWRSDGTTGGTRLVKDIFPGFASSSPGQLLLDGKRLLFAADDGSKGRELWKSDGTSGGTRLVRDIFPGAMGSSPDQLFRLEDGTLFFVADDGTHGRELWTTDGTKEDTELVEDIRAGSAGSDIAWLTSGKKKLYFTANDGVHGAELWTSMGCEDDTRLVKDIRPGATGSAPRELVPLKGNVILFADDGTHGREPWRSNGTTAGTLMLADTHPTSPPPGYEPSSLVAGKNKVFFYATTPDTGKEPWVTDGTTSGTRLIKDLRPGPEPSISGDPFPPFVVGGGATFPYYTEAVGVELAWTDGTASGTRVADINPGPASSNPLIFRATHDWVYLVASDGVRGSEPWALSVGCFPKH; translated from the coding sequence GTGGACCCACCTGCAACCGACAGCGACTCCGAGCTGGGCCAGGACCTGAACAACGCACCGCAGTGCACCGGCCCCAAGTTCGTCGCCGACCTCGCGCCGGGAACCGACTCGGCGACCCCGGTCGATAGCGTCGAAGTGGATGGCGTCGTCTACATGAGCGTCGTCTACAGCCCGGGCCTGGACACCTACGCCCTGTGGAAGCTGGAGGAGAGGTCGGGCGTGCAGGACCTCCACTCCGGATGGAAGGCCACGCTGCTGCTCGGAAACCTCTCCGACTATCCCAAGCGGATGACCGTCGTGGGCTCCAAGGTCTTCTTCATCCTCGACGATGGCATCCATGGCAGCGAGCTGTGGAAGACGGATGGCACTCCCGGCGGGACTCGACTGGTCGAGGACATCAACCCCTTCGGGAGCGCCTTCTCCGACAACCCCATCAACCCTGTCGCCGTGGGCAAGACGCTCTACTTCGCCGCCGATGACGGCACGCATGGCACGGAGTTGTGGCGCAGTGACGGAACGACGGGAGGCACGCGCCTCGTGAAGGACATCTTCCCCGGCTTCGCGAGCTCCTCACCCGGGCAGCTCCTGCTGGATGGCAAGCGGCTGCTCTTCGCAGCGGACGATGGCAGCAAGGGCCGTGAGCTTTGGAAGTCCGACGGCACGAGCGGGGGGACTCGACTGGTGCGGGACATCTTCCCTGGAGCCATGGGGTCGTCGCCCGACCAGCTCTTCCGACTGGAAGACGGCACCCTGTTCTTCGTGGCGGACGACGGCACCCACGGTCGGGAGCTCTGGACGACGGATGGAACGAAGGAGGACACCGAGTTGGTGGAGGACATCCGTGCGGGCTCGGCGGGCTCGGACATCGCCTGGCTGACGTCAGGGAAGAAGAAGCTCTATTTCACCGCGAACGACGGCGTCCACGGCGCGGAGCTGTGGACCTCGATGGGCTGCGAGGACGACACGCGCCTCGTGAAGGACATCCGTCCCGGCGCCACGGGCTCGGCGCCTCGTGAGCTGGTGCCACTGAAGGGCAACGTCATCCTGTTCGCCGACGACGGCACCCATGGCCGGGAGCCCTGGAGGAGCAACGGCACGACGGCGGGCACCTTGATGCTCGCGGACACCCACCCGACTTCGCCGCCGCCGGGGTACGAGCCCTCCAGCCTGGTCGCCGGCAAGAACAAGGTCTTCTTCTACGCCACCACGCCCGACACGGGGAAAGAGCCCTGGGTCACCGACGGCACGACCTCGGGGACGCGGCTCATCAAGGACCTGCGACCCGGGCCCGAGCCCTCCATCTCTGGAGACCCCTTCCCGCCCTTCGTCGTGGGCGGTGGAGCGACGTTCCCCTACTACACCGAGGCCGTAGGCGTGGAGCTGGCGTGGACCGACGGCACCGCGTCGGGAACCCGGGTGGCGGACATCAATCCAGGCCCGGCTTCGTCCAATCCGCTCATCTTCCGCGCCACCCACGACTGGGTGTACCTGGTGGCGAGTGACGGCGTCCGCGGCAGCGAGCCGTGGGCCCTCTCCGTGGGCTGCTTCCCCAAGCACTGA
- a CDS encoding DUF4386 domain-containing protein, whose translation MNTAHHKPGRVLGLLFILPFFAYGIGSAVISSLLEGADPLSQVIEHRPRYVAGALLLLLNSATVVGIGVRFFPIGRRHHPGIALAYVCTRVMEALLLTVGVLFLLSILHLGEGAQGLDASGARELLTLTRLLARGNFWAYQLAMLVLGAGSVAFCVLLLRSGLAPSSLALLGVAGYALLALGCVLELLGLPVGTLLSLPGGLFELGLGGWLMVKGFRPITRLAAA comes from the coding sequence ATGAACACCGCCCATCACAAACCCGGCAGGGTCCTGGGTCTCCTCTTCATCCTCCCCTTCTTCGCCTACGGAATCGGCTCCGCCGTCATCAGCTCACTGCTGGAGGGCGCGGACCCGCTGTCCCAGGTCATCGAGCACCGCCCCCGGTATGTCGCCGGAGCCCTGCTCCTGCTGCTCAACTCCGCGACGGTGGTGGGCATCGGCGTGCGCTTCTTCCCCATCGGCAGGAGGCACCACCCAGGCATCGCCCTGGCCTATGTCTGCACGAGGGTGATGGAGGCGCTGCTGCTGACCGTGGGAGTCCTCTTCCTGCTTTCCATCCTCCACCTCGGGGAAGGAGCCCAAGGGCTCGATGCCTCCGGCGCACGGGAGCTGCTGACCCTGACGAGGCTCCTCGCGAGAGGAAACTTCTGGGCCTACCAGCTCGCCATGCTCGTGCTGGGCGCGGGCAGCGTGGCGTTCTGTGTGCTGCTGCTTCGCTCCGGCCTGGCGCCATCCTCCCTGGCCCTGCTCGGAGTGGCCGGCTACGCGCTGCTGGCGCTGGGGTGTGTCCTGGAGCTCCTCGGGCTCCCCGTCGGCACCCTCCTCTCGCTGCCGGGTGGACTGTTCGAACTGGGCCTGGGCGGCTGGCTGATGGTGAAGGGGTTCCGGCCCATCACCCGCCTCGCCGCGGCGTAG
- a CDS encoding RNA methyltransferase has translation MALTSHLRVVLHQTQGPDNLGAVARLAANFGVAELVLADPQLQEMDGARRMAVHAGHILESARIYPTLPEALEDVVFAMGTTSRQNLRGMSTLSPEDAVALLSLHAQRGKVALVLGGEKRGMSDEDLSHCQQALVIPTRPEQPSMNLAQAAAVLLYLCAREHVEQTTPGAVEGAPLRLVQALQAWMRQVFLKVGFLNTQAPDALLAEMMHSLTRGALTRREVEMWLTAFKHLSRSVGLPKLDSDSKKQS, from the coding sequence ATGGCTCTCACCTCCCACCTGCGCGTCGTGCTGCATCAGACCCAGGGCCCGGACAACCTCGGCGCCGTGGCGCGCCTGGCCGCGAACTTCGGTGTGGCGGAGCTCGTGCTCGCCGACCCCCAGTTGCAGGAGATGGACGGCGCGCGGCGCATGGCCGTGCACGCTGGCCACATCCTCGAGTCCGCGCGCATCTACCCCACGCTGCCCGAGGCCCTCGAGGACGTGGTCTTCGCCATGGGCACCACCTCGCGCCAGAACCTGCGCGGCATGTCGACCCTCTCCCCCGAGGACGCCGTGGCGCTGCTGTCGCTGCACGCGCAGCGGGGCAAGGTGGCCCTGGTGCTCGGCGGCGAGAAGCGCGGCATGTCCGACGAGGACCTGAGCCACTGCCAGCAGGCCCTGGTCATCCCCACCCGGCCCGAGCAGCCCTCCATGAACCTGGCCCAGGCGGCCGCCGTCCTCCTCTACCTCTGCGCGCGAGAGCACGTGGAGCAGACCACTCCGGGCGCCGTGGAAGGTGCCCCGCTGCGGCTGGTGCAGGCCCTCCAGGCCTGGATGCGACAGGTCTTCCTGAAGGTGGGCTTCCTCAACACGCAGGCCCCGGACGCGCTGCTCGCGGAGATGATGCACTCGCTCACCCGCGGGGCGCTGACCCGGCGCGAGGTGGAGATGTGGCTCACCGCCTTCAAGCACCTCTCCCGGAGCGTCGGGCTCCCGAAGCTCGATTCAGATTCCAAGAAGCAGAGTTGA
- a CDS encoding RluA family pseudouridine synthase, which yields MLLNDGYVYREKLGRQPGRSALAHLTNKYRHSTEEEWRKRFERGEVRLDDRVADGSEPLKAGQWLCWHRPPWAEPDAPQSFDLVHEDAELVIVVKPSGLPTLPSGGFLKNTLLSFVQARWPEAVPMHRLGRATSGLVLFTRTRDAAVRLSSDWREGRVNKRYRALAQGLAVEETYDIRAPIGLVPHPKLGEVHGACATGKPSHSTARVLERRAEDTLFEVDIHTGRSEQIRIHLAFIGHPLVGDPLFVAGGLPHAEHPGLPGDGGYLLHAESLAFTHPGSGERLQFQAPLPPALRLGG from the coding sequence GTGCTGCTCAACGATGGCTATGTGTACCGCGAGAAGCTCGGGCGTCAGCCCGGCCGCAGCGCGCTCGCCCACCTCACGAACAAGTACCGTCACTCGACGGAGGAGGAGTGGCGCAAGCGCTTCGAGCGCGGGGAGGTGCGCCTCGATGACCGCGTCGCGGATGGCTCGGAGCCGCTGAAGGCGGGGCAGTGGCTGTGCTGGCACCGCCCGCCCTGGGCGGAGCCGGACGCGCCACAGTCGTTCGACCTGGTGCACGAGGACGCGGAGCTGGTCATCGTGGTGAAGCCGAGCGGACTGCCGACGCTGCCCTCGGGAGGCTTCCTCAAGAACACCCTGCTCTCCTTCGTCCAGGCCCGCTGGCCCGAGGCCGTGCCCATGCACCGGCTGGGGCGCGCGACGTCGGGCCTGGTGCTCTTCACCCGGACGCGAGACGCCGCCGTGCGCCTGTCGAGCGACTGGCGTGAGGGGCGCGTGAACAAGCGCTATCGCGCGCTCGCCCAGGGGCTCGCCGTCGAGGAGACCTACGACATCCGCGCGCCCATCGGGCTGGTGCCGCACCCCAAGCTGGGAGAGGTACATGGCGCCTGTGCGACGGGAAAGCCCTCACACAGCACGGCCAGGGTGCTGGAGCGACGCGCGGAGGACACGCTCTTCGAGGTCGACATCCACACGGGGCGCTCGGAGCAGATCCGCATCCACCTGGCCTTCATCGGCCACCCGCTCGTGGGAGACCCGCTCTTCGTCGCGGGGGGACTTCCGCACGCGGAGCACCCGGGCCTGCCCGGAGACGGCGGCTACCTGCTGCACGCCGAGTCCCTCGCCTTCACGCATCCGGGCTCGGGCGAGCGACTCCAATTCCAGGCGCCGCTACCGCCCGCGCTGCGACTCGGCGGGTGA
- a CDS encoding type VI secretion system accessory protein TagJ, whose amino-acid sequence MTQIEQHLAKGDFQAALQLIDAELSSAPSADRWLMAFNVRVRLEDFDGALRALDALVKLDPGISEGATFLGHCANLERLHSLRRKDPALANERGALQAPQPFSRAYLQAAVAHAKGEFPAAASTLAEGARTAPKSPGTLTRTNGARVRFTDLTDSDDLSGPHLPCFQAGTVLDIPYSELASIQFEKPRSSMDAVWVPAVFQTLTGQQFETRVPSRYPGSGLHGNAAVRLGEMTVWHHEPHGYAVGFGQRDFKLTHEDGGSGLVGLLQVARIDFDAGGKPTAEEPRPKEKKSFWSKLFG is encoded by the coding sequence ATGACGCAGATCGAGCAGCACCTCGCGAAGGGTGACTTCCAGGCGGCACTCCAGTTGATCGACGCGGAGCTGTCCTCCGCGCCATCGGCGGACCGGTGGCTGATGGCGTTCAACGTGCGAGTGCGCCTGGAGGACTTCGACGGAGCCCTGCGCGCCCTCGACGCGCTGGTGAAGCTGGACCCCGGCATCTCCGAGGGCGCGACGTTCCTGGGCCACTGCGCCAACCTGGAGCGGCTGCACTCCCTGCGCAGGAAGGACCCCGCCCTGGCCAACGAGCGTGGCGCGCTGCAGGCGCCGCAGCCGTTCTCCCGCGCCTACCTCCAGGCCGCCGTCGCCCACGCGAAGGGCGAGTTCCCCGCCGCGGCCAGCACCCTGGCGGAGGGCGCGCGCACCGCCCCCAAGTCACCCGGAACCCTGACGCGCACCAACGGCGCCCGCGTGCGGTTCACCGATTTGACCGACTCGGATGACCTGTCCGGACCGCACCTGCCGTGCTTCCAGGCTGGCACCGTGCTGGACATCCCCTACAGCGAGCTCGCGTCCATCCAGTTCGAGAAGCCCCGCAGCTCCATGGACGCCGTCTGGGTCCCCGCTGTCTTCCAGACGCTCACGGGGCAGCAGTTCGAGACCCGCGTGCCCTCGCGCTATCCGGGCTCGGGCCTGCATGGCAACGCCGCTGTCCGCCTGGGCGAGATGACCGTGTGGCACCACGAGCCCCACGGTTACGCCGTGGGCTTCGGTCAGCGCGACTTCAAGCTGACGCACGAGGACGGCGGCTCCGGTCTGGTGGGGCTCCTCCAGGTGGCGCGCATCGACTTCGACGCGGGAGGCAAGCCCACGGCCGAAGAGCCTCGGCCGAAGGAGAAGAAGTCCTTCTGGTCGAAGCTCTTCGGGTGA